In a genomic window of Prosthecochloris marina:
- a CDS encoding HD domain-containing protein, whose product MISDNLLFCSDGGFIRLPVWGHIPLNTPLKKILAHPTFLRLKGIRQLSFAQQVYPGANHTRFEHSIGVYHLMKLILQRIVTNPLAESLQGDALIFDDHTCKLLLAAALLHDIGHYPHAHVLEEQAPVYRNKPVFNAHESLIERFLFEHHDGFSSIAEILEDQWQVNPHEVADIIAVKGSGRFKKLISGTLDPDKMDYLMRDAHHCNIPYGSIDIERLIESFVPDPGRGRFAITEKGIAPLESLLFTKYMMMRNVYWHHTSRTFAVMLRRMLQDAVDESAISPEKLRTLFYDNSDDQVLHELTRLHSSSWPPSGELLHSIIQRKIYKRSLTLCPYHNGANEPVTWMFAYTTNHNLRKKKEIEICKMLNKHYALRLKGHEILIDPPSLKDVFDYADLRELRIFPTRYEHLNDSRATRERYIRFDDFGESVFLSDFILSFERYTKKFRLVCQENLCERILENKDMILEILHEG is encoded by the coding sequence ATGATTTCCGATAACTTGCTTTTTTGCTCAGATGGGGGGTTTATTCGGCTCCCTGTATGGGGCCATATTCCACTCAATACACCTTTAAAAAAGATTTTGGCGCATCCTACCTTTCTTCGCCTGAAAGGTATACGACAACTTTCGTTTGCCCAGCAAGTCTACCCCGGAGCAAATCATACCCGTTTCGAGCACTCTATCGGTGTCTATCATCTCATGAAACTTATTCTGCAAAGGATTGTAACCAATCCCCTTGCAGAAAGTTTACAGGGAGATGCCCTTATTTTCGATGACCACACCTGCAAACTTCTTCTTGCTGCCGCCCTGCTTCATGATATCGGGCACTACCCGCACGCGCATGTTCTTGAAGAACAAGCTCCTGTATATCGAAACAAACCTGTCTTCAACGCTCATGAGTCCTTGATCGAGAGATTTCTTTTTGAACACCATGACGGTTTTTCATCCATAGCGGAAATCCTTGAAGACCAATGGCAGGTCAATCCTCATGAAGTTGCAGATATTATCGCGGTAAAAGGATCCGGCAGGTTTAAAAAACTGATAAGCGGCACACTCGACCCCGATAAAATGGATTATCTGATGCGAGACGCCCATCACTGCAACATCCCTTACGGCAGCATCGATATCGAACGGCTTATCGAGTCCTTCGTCCCCGACCCTGGACGGGGACGTTTCGCCATTACCGAAAAAGGTATCGCACCTCTCGAAAGCCTGCTTTTCACCAAATACATGATGATGCGCAATGTCTACTGGCACCATACCAGCCGCACCTTTGCAGTCATGTTGCGTAGAATGCTCCAGGATGCAGTCGATGAATCAGCAATTTCACCTGAAAAGCTAAGAACGCTTTTTTACGATAATTCCGATGACCAGGTGCTCCATGAGCTCACGCGTCTCCATTCCTCGTCATGGCCTCCATCGGGCGAACTCCTGCACAGCATCATACAAAGAAAAATATACAAACGCTCTCTTACGCTTTGCCCCTATCATAACGGGGCAAATGAGCCTGTCACCTGGATGTTCGCCTATACAACCAACCACAACCTTCGCAAGAAAAAGGAAATTGAGATCTGCAAGATGCTCAACAAGCACTACGCTCTCAGGCTGAAGGGCCATGAAATACTTATCGACCCGCCCTCACTCAAAGATGTTTTTGATTACGCCGATCTTCGTGAACTCAGGATCTTTCCTACCCGATATGAACACCTGAATGATTCCCGTGCGACTCGGGAACGTTATATCCGATTCGACGATTTCGGCGAATCGGTATTCCTCTCGGACTTTATCCTCTCGTTTGAACGGTACACAAAAAAGTTCAGACTTGTCTGCCAGGAAAATCTCTGCGAGAGAATACTGGAAAACAAAGACATGATATTGGAAATACTGCATGAAGGATGA
- a CDS encoding B12-binding domain-containing radical SAM protein — MNILLLYPEFPDTFWSFKHALKFVSKKASLPPLGLITVSAMLPTEWRKKLVDLNVSKLTQKDIEWADIAFVSAMGVQKKSAKQIIARCKNAGLEVVAGGPLFTSEPEQFPEVDYLVLNEAELTLPLFLEDFAQGIAKKEYRSNGFPDVRTSPVPQWELLNMKKYASMALQFSRGCPYQCDFCNVTTLFGHKIRIKSSDQIIRELEAMYERGWRESIFFVDDNFIAHKSYLKKDLLPKLIEWQQSKKATTKFYTECSINIADDQELMDLMVKAGFNQVFIGIETPNHSALEACGKQHNTSRDMLANIKRIQRKGLEVQGGFIVGFDADTPSIFQQQIEFIQNSGIVTAMVGLLQALPGTKLYERMKTEGRLLSSSSGDNVDNTTNIVPKMDIETLRKGYRDMMNYLYSPKNYYRRIKTLLIEYKPPKSKSRFRPGQLVALFRSMVVLGVIGKERFHYWKMLIWTLFKQHQSLSLAITLSIYGHHFRKVCTLHLKTEEHPATSTV; from the coding sequence ATGAATATACTGCTCCTTTATCCGGAATTTCCTGACACTTTTTGGAGCTTCAAGCATGCTCTGAAGTTTGTAAGCAAGAAAGCATCTCTTCCTCCCCTCGGTCTTATAACGGTATCAGCCATGCTGCCAACCGAATGGCGAAAAAAACTGGTTGACCTGAATGTTTCCAAGCTGACACAAAAGGACATCGAATGGGCTGATATCGCGTTCGTCAGTGCGATGGGCGTGCAAAAAAAGTCGGCAAAACAAATCATAGCACGCTGTAAGAATGCCGGTCTCGAAGTTGTAGCTGGAGGTCCCCTCTTTACTTCCGAACCGGAGCAATTTCCGGAAGTCGACTATCTGGTACTCAACGAAGCAGAACTTACGCTCCCTCTTTTTCTTGAAGATTTTGCTCAGGGTATTGCCAAAAAAGAGTATCGGTCGAACGGCTTTCCCGACGTCAGAACGTCACCGGTACCACAATGGGAACTGCTCAACATGAAGAAATATGCATCGATGGCGTTGCAGTTCTCGAGAGGCTGCCCCTACCAGTGCGATTTTTGCAATGTCACAACTCTTTTCGGACACAAGATCCGGATTAAAAGCAGCGATCAAATCATCCGGGAACTGGAAGCCATGTATGAAAGAGGGTGGCGCGAAAGCATATTCTTTGTCGATGACAATTTCATAGCGCACAAGTCTTATCTGAAAAAGGATCTTCTACCCAAGCTTATCGAATGGCAGCAGTCGAAAAAAGCGACAACCAAGTTTTACACTGAGTGTTCGATCAACATTGCCGATGATCAGGAGCTCATGGATCTTATGGTCAAAGCCGGGTTCAATCAGGTCTTTATCGGCATTGAAACGCCCAATCACTCGGCTCTGGAAGCATGTGGAAAACAACACAACACATCAAGAGACATGCTTGCGAACATCAAGCGAATTCAGCGCAAAGGACTCGAGGTACAGGGAGGGTTCATCGTCGGGTTCGATGCCGATACCCCCTCTATTTTCCAGCAGCAGATAGAATTCATCCAGAACAGCGGAATCGTTACCGCCATGGTCGGACTGTTACAGGCCCTACCGGGCACAAAGCTGTATGAGCGAATGAAAACCGAAGGCAGGCTCTTGAGCAGTTCAAGCGGTGACAATGTTGATAATACCACGAACATTGTTCCAAAAATGGATATTGAAACGCTCCGTAAGGGGTACAGAGATATGATGAATTATCTGTATTCCCCGAAAAACTATTACCGCAGAATCAAAACACTGTTGATCGAATACAAACCACCGAAGTCAAAATCCCGTTTCCGCCCTGGACAACTGGTTGCTCTTTTTCGATCCATGGTGGTTCTTGGAGTCATCGGCAAAGAACGGTTTCATTACTGGAAAATGCTCATCTGGACACTTTTCAAGCAGCATCAATCACTGTCCCTGGCGATAACGCTTAGCATCTACGGTCATCATTTTCGAAAAGTCTGTACATTACACCTGAAAACCGAAGAACATCCCGCGACCTCGACAGTATAA
- a CDS encoding YtxH domain-containing protein codes for MDNQDNYYKGLFYGAALGAAIGTVMGLLFAPDKGQETQRIITGKLRRALDMASDKAAEFYDVDENGEIYDNEARERSKEIIENARDEARKILNDANTILKEIKNQAKSGGGHTKSSDPHG; via the coding sequence ATGGACAATCAGGACAACTACTATAAGGGACTATTCTACGGCGCTGCTCTCGGTGCGGCCATCGGAACCGTCATGGGCTTGCTTTTTGCCCCGGACAAAGGACAGGAAACACAACGGATAATCACCGGTAAACTGCGTCGAGCCCTTGACATGGCAAGCGACAAGGCAGCTGAATTTTACGACGTCGATGAAAATGGTGAAATCTATGACAACGAAGCACGAGAACGCTCGAAAGAGATCATAGAAAATGCGAGAGACGAAGCCCGCAAGATCCTCAACGATGCAAACACCATTCTCAAGGAAATAAAAAATCAGGCGAAAAGCGGTGGCGGACACACTAAGTCAAGTGACCCGCACGGATAA